Proteins from a genomic interval of Nematostella vectensis chromosome 5, jaNemVect1.1, whole genome shotgun sequence:
- the LOC116601368 gene encoding sodium channel protein 1 brain-like isoform X5, whose protein sequence is MRAVPLSELDLRWFKTFVVVASRFGKQYVYRFSKEKSLCLFGPLHPFRKAVIVCITNQFFEFFILLTIIVNCIFLAIKNAPEEPEYVFAAIYTIEMFLKIIAKGFLFHEYAYLRDPWNWLDFVVVFLGYVTLIPNVANLSGIRTFRVLRALRTISAVEGLKTMVNALLKSMKMLSDVLILTTFFLCIFALVGMQLFVGALRNKCVLKLPQNLTTEFSSYISNSTYWYIDRSSSTPLVCGNYSTASQCPSNYTCMPGVGENPNYGFTSFDNFGWALITAFQLVTMDFWENVYNYVLSALGSWYVIYFATVIFFGSFYLLNLVLAVVAVSYQQEVVSLQDREQLYNDLKGIASSYSFHGRAVPRLLLNGKTKTISLASKCKLSFCMPCFAMPPSKTETSHASDVESSHAALPSHNEPGSTIIELNHLENNNESRTTRTESLQSPSLISPAKDNNVQIGFLSSGSNSNGDVSPQSPTPSGEGETSFVTLRPVEMRPSFIRKLSAISEQSTQEAKNRRTEEGRVNGSRSSSPYSRGRVLSRRKSSKGRSKHWARVQDRVNKMIMDPLFDTFITGCIVLNTMFLTVEYHNMNSALRLALEIGNKVFTTIFLLEMVFKLMAFGCRGYIKSRWNIFDGFIVTISIVDLIAEAATHGYDSGLSVLRTFRLLRVFKLAQSWRTMNMLLSTIARSVGQLGNLTLVLGIVVYMLAVVGMQIFEQHYTPAKFYGRIPRWNFTDFWHSFMMIFRVLCGEWIEPLHDCMRVTNPVSSIFFLTALVIGNFLVLNLFLALLLNAFARESLEEKEKKTEKPSRFKKGVKRISRALKLSNNVSKRTQVLPTIRVEQDGEDAAPQAPNGSTATNSLSNSSSIISAVQAFQAGTKKGKINRDTMKKLSIALETAKRDDAAKETYLTMATNPSPSASFTLRDGPAGDEAMTEVDECCPWCMQRCACAWVTKWKMTQGYRAWRAARLNVKKFVEHKYFEWGILMIIFASSFALVFEDVHLPRRPILKKALDYLNILFAVVFTAEFLLKLFGLGVVTYFKNLWNCLDVLIVVITIFTAIESAQDQNLISLATVISNETTSDGDSNLSAFRSLRTLRALRPLRAISRWEGMKVVVNSLLFAIPGIGNVLLVCLVFWLIFSIMGVQFFGGRFFKCVDAQGERVDYNIVSNKSDCISLGYRWVNSKINFDNSLNGFLALFQVATFEGWIEIMRDAVDARGFDQQPSYEYNFAAYAYFVVFIIVGSFFTLNLFIGVIIDNFNRLKKQYEDYGALDIFLTPSQKAWFSTLRKAANKKPKKMISRPKNKWLALLFDAIHSSRFETLIMVMICLNIIVMMIQHYRQQHDVEVAMMIINLIFTGVFTLEAVLRIIALRQHYFKQPWNIFDFTIVLLSILGIILEYLQYDLFITPSLFRVARVFRIGRLLRFYKGARGIRRLLFALVISLPALFNIGALLFLVMFIYSIIGMSSFGYVRKTGALDNVVNFETFGSSMLLLFRLSTSAGWNDVLNPLLAEPPDCDPTYEGLPNGDCGTPWLAHIYFTSFILLTFLIIINMYIAIILENLSQAHQQEEVGITDDDLDMFYMQWELFDPGATQYIPYSALSEFVDGLDQPLRIPQPNKFACINLNIPIKQGDRVHCFDVMQALVRRVIGDIEEEPQATTSVAYALMKTKMEQHFVSAFPKRAKTLTKSTTLRRIQEERAASIIQKCYRQYRLQRELRRYRIERSHESVHTPNDHRRSSTRSEHSAQRRYSNEHSPSRKRRNSDNHGHKKHSLTGVSLPSVVEVKVKPASQSAEENESDVTEVRA, encoded by the exons ACATTTGTGGTGGTCGCAAGTCGGTTTGGTAAGCAGTACGTCTATCGCTTCAGCAAGGAGAAGTCGCTCTGCTTGTTTGGCCCCTTACATCCATTTAGAAAAGCAGTCATTGTTTGTATAACAAATCA attttttgaattttttataCTACTAACCATCATAGTGAATTGTATATTTCTGGCGATCAAGAACGCACCAGAGGAACCAGA GTATGTTTTTGCAGCCATTTACACAAtagaaatgtttttaaaaattatcgcTAAAGGATTTCTATTCCACGAATATGCATATTTAAGAGATCCGTGGAATTGGCTCGACTTCGTCGTAGTTTTTCTAGG ttaTGTTACTCTTATACCCAATGTCGCAAACTTGTCTGGAATTAGAACATTTCGAGTTTTACGAGCGTTACGGACCATATCAGCCGTAGAAG GTTTGAAGACGATGGTGAACGCATTACTTAAGTCTATGAAGATGTTGTCAGACGTCCTCATCCTGACGACATTCTTCTTGTGTATATTCGCGCTTGTTGGCATGCAGCTCTTCGTGGGCGCACTTAGAAATAAATGCGTCTTAAAGTTACCACAGAATCTTACAACTGAATTTTCATCATACATATCCAACTCAA CGTACTGGTATATTGATCGATCCTCCTCTACACCTTTAGTCTGCGGAAACTACTCCACTGCGTC tcaatgTCCTTCTAACTACACGTGTATGCCAGGTGTGGGTGAAAACCCCAACTATGGTTTCACGAGCTTTGATAACTTTGGATGGGCACTTATAACTGCTTTCCAATTGGTCACTATGGACTTCTGGGAAAACGTCTACAACTAC GTTCTCTCGGCGCTTGGTTCTTGGTATGTCATCTATTTTGCCACTGTCATCTTCTTCGGTTCGTTCTACCTCCTAAATCTAGTGCTTGCTGTAGTAGCGGTATCCTACCAACAGGAGGTCGTCTCTTTACAGGACAGG GAGCAATTATACAATGACCTTAAGGGCATTGCCTCTTCTTACTCCTTCCATGGGCGTGCAGTTCCTAGGCTTCTACTAAATGGCAAAACAAAGACAATCTCTCTCGCTAGCAAGTGTAAGCTCTCGTTTTGTATGCCTTGCTTCGCTATGCCTCCGTCCAAAACGGAAACGAGCCACGCAAGTGACGTAGAAAGCAGTCACGCTGCTCTTCCGTCACACAACGAACCAGGCTCCACAATAATAGAACTTAatcatttagaaaataacaaCGAATCGAGGACTACCAGGACAGAGAGTCTTCAATCGCCATCTTTGATTTCTCCCGCAAAAGATAATAATGTACAAATAGGGTTTTTATCAAGTGGTTCGAACTCCAATGGCGACGTCTCGCCGCAATCGCCAACACCAAGCGGTGAAGGGGAAACAAGTTTTGTGACATTGCGTCCAGTTGAGATGAGACCGTCTTTTATACGCAAGCTTAGTGCTATTAGTGAACAATCCACACAAGAAGCGAAAAACAGAAGAACTGAGGAAGGGAGAGTGAATGGGTCGAGATCCTCCTCACCCTACTCTAGAGGGAGGGTATTGTCACGGCGGAAATCGAGCAAGGGAAGATCCAAGCACTGGGCGCGTGTACAAGACCGCGTTAACAAGATGATTATGGACCCTTTGTTTGATACTTttattacgggatgcattgtGCTGAATACTATGTTTCTTACGGTGGAGTACCACAATATGAATAGTGCTCTAAGGCTTGCACTGGAGATAGGAAATAAG GTATTCACCACAATCTTCTTGCTGGAAATGGTGTTCAAGTTGATGGCGTTCGGTTGCCGGGGCTACATCAAAAGTCGGTGGAATATCTTCGATGGGTTTATTGTGACTATCAGCATAGTAGACCTGATTGCCGAGGCGGCTACCCACGGCTATGATTCGGGTCTTAGCGTCCTTAGAACATTCAGACTG CTCCGCGTTTTCAAGCTGGCGCAGTCCTGGCGGACCATGAACATGCTACTTTCTACGATAGCCCGGTCTGTGGGACAGCTTGGTAACCTAACTCTTGTACTAGGGATAGTTGTGTACATGCTCGCTGTTGTCGGCATGCAGATCTTTGAACAGCATTACACGCCCGCAAAGTTCTATGGAAGG ATTCCCCGGTGGAACTTCACGGACTTCTGGCACTCGTTCATGATGATCTTCCGCGTGCTGTGCGGCGAGTGGATAGAACCGCTACACGACTGCATGCGCGTCACCAACCCTGTCTCGTCCATCTTCTTCCTGACGGCGCTCGTCATTGGGAACTTTTTG GTGCTGAACCTCTTTCTCGCATTGTTGCTTAACGCATTTGCTCGTGAATCACTGGAGGAGAAGGAAAAGAAAACGGAGAAGCCAAGCAG GTTTAAGAAAGGCGTCAAGAGGATCAGTCGAGCACTCAAGCTATCCAACAATGTCTCAAAACGGACCCAAGTTCTACCAACAATCCGTGTCGAGCAGGATGGAGAAGACGCCGCCCCCCAGGCCCCCAACGGAAGCACAGCAACAAACTCTC TGTCGAACTCTTCGTCCATCATTAGCGCGGTTCAGGCCTTTCAGGCCGGGACAAAGAAAGGCAAGATCAATAGGGACACCATGAAGAAG CTTTCGATAGCGTTAGAGACGGCAAAGCGAGACGATGCGGCAAAGGAGACCTACCTCACCATGGCAACCAACCCGAGTCCATCGGCTTCCTTTACTTTGCGGGACGGTCCCGCGGGTGACGAGGCGATGACGGAAGTCGACGAGTGCTGCCCCTGGTGTATGCAGcgatgcgcatgcgcgtgggTTACCAAGTGGAAGATGACACAGGGTTACCGAGCCTGGCGCGCGGCGAGGCTCAATGTGAAAAAGTTTGTAGAGCACAAGTACTTTGAGTGGGGCATTCTGATGATCATTTTTGCGAGCAGCTTTGCACTG GTCTTTGAGGATGTCCACCTTCCAAGGCGCCCTATTCTCAAGAAGGCGCTGGATTACCTGAATATCCTGTTCGCAGTCGTCTTCACTGCGGAATTCCTGCTCAAACTTTTTGGCCTCGGCGTCGTTACCTACTTCAAGAACTTGTGGAATTGTCTGGATGTGCTGATAGTCGTT ATAACCATCTTTACCGCGATTGAATCAGCACAAGATCAAAATCTC atctCCCTAGCCACTGTGATTAGTAACGAGACTACATCAGACGGCGATAGCAACTTGTCAGCGTTCCGCTCCTTGAGGACTCTGCGCGCGCTACGGCCCCTCAGGGCGATATCTCGATGGGAAGGCATGAAG GTCGTTGTGAACTCGCTGCTGTTCGCGATTCCTGGCATCGGTAACGTACTCCTCGTCTGTCTCGTGTTCTGGCTCATCTTCAGCATCATGGGCGTACAGTTCTTCGGTGGAAG GTTCTTCAAGTGTGTTGACGCTCAAGGTGAGCGTGTCGACTACAACATTGTGAGTAACAAGTCGGACTGCATTTCGCTCGGATATCGATGGGTCAACTCCAAGATCAACTTTGACAACTCACTCAATGGCTTCCTGGCTCTCTTCCAAGTG GCGACGTTTGAGGGATGGATAGAAATCATGAGAGATGCGGTGGATGCTCGAGGG TTTGACCAGCAGCCTTCATACGAGTACAACTTTGCTGCGTACGCATACTTTGTGGTGTTTATTATCGTTGGCTCATTCTTCACACTTAACCTGTTCATCGGTGTTATCATTGATAACTTCAACCGCCTGAAGAAGCAG TACGAGGATTATGGAGCCTTGGACATATTCCTGACGCCGTCACAGAAGGCCTGGTTCAGCACGCTACGGAAAGCAGCCAATAAGAAGCCAAAGAAGATGATCAGTAGACCAAAG AACAAGTGGCTCGCCTTGTTATTTGACGCGATCCACAGCTCTCGTTTCGAGACGTTGATCATGGTCATGATCTGCCTGAACATCATCGTCATGATGATACAACACTACCGCCAACAGCACGACGTCGAGGTCGCCATGA TGATCATCAACCTCATCTTCACGGGCGTGTTCACCCTTGAGGCCGTACTCCGGATCATCGCGCTTCGCCAGCACTACTTTAAGCAGCCCTGGAACATCTTCGACTTCACTATAGTACTGCTCTCAATACTCG GTATTATCCTGGAGTACCTTCAATACGACTTGTTTATCACCCCAAGTCTGTTCCGCGTTGCGCGTGTATTCCGTATTGGTCGTCTTCTGCGCTTTTACAAAGGCGCACGGGGTATTCGCCGTCTTCTGTTTGCTCTCGTTATCTCCCTTCCCGCGCTCTTCAACATTGGCGCTCTTCTCTTCCTGGTCATGTTCATCTACTCAATCATCGGCATGTCTTCCTTTGGTTATGTGCGTAAGACAGGAGCGCTCGACAACGTCGTCAACTTTGAAACATTTGGAAGCAGCATGTTGCTATTATTTCGGCTTTCTACTTCAGCGGGGTGGAACGATGTGCTAAACCCCCTGTTGGCGGAGCCCCCGGATTGTGATCCCACCTACGAGGGTCTTCCTAATGGGGACTGCGGTACCCCTTGGCTTGCGCATATCTACTTCACCTCATTCATACTGTTGACTTTtctaatcatcatcaatatgtACATAGCGATTATTTTAGAGAACTTGAGTCAGGCCCATCAGCAGGAGGAAGTTGGGATCACGGATGATGACCTGGATATGTTTTACATGCAATGGGAGTTGTTTGACCCCGGCGCCACCCAGTACATACCTTATTCAGCTCTCTCGGAATTCGTCGACGGGTTAGACCAACCGCTGAGAATTCCGCAGCCGAATAAATTCGCATGCATTAATCTGAACATCCCGATAAAGCAGGGTGATAGAGTGCATTGCTTCGACGTGATGCAGGCGCTCGTTCGGCGAGTGATCGGCGATATCGAGGAAGAACCGCAGGCCACGACGTCGGTTGCGTACGCGTTGATGAAAACTAAAATGGAACAGCACTTTGTCAGTGCGTTCCCAAAGCGCGCGAAGACACTAACGAAGAGCACTACATTGCGCCGAATACAAGAGGAACGCGCTGCTTCGATCATTCAAAAGTGCTATCGCCAATACCGATTGCAACGTGAGCTCCGCCGATACCGTATCGAGCGTAGTCACGAATCCGTGCACACACCTAACGACCATCGACGCAGTTCGACGAGATCTGAACATTCGGCACAAAGGCGATATAGTAACGAACACTCTCCGAGCCGGAAGCGAAGAAATTCGGACAATCACGGGCATAAAAAGCATAGCTTAACGGGCGTTAGTTTACCATCGGTGGTTGAGGTTAAAGTTAAGCCCGCGAGCCAGTCAGCGGAGGAAAATGAGAGTGACGTCACAGAAGTCCGAGCGTGA
- the LOC116601368 gene encoding sodium channel protein 1 brain-like isoform X3: MKSSASFRISSRRSKSSSSSLSTGGSWCSSKDASSISRDESSQCVRSGYKPIPEPLLYQPLEDFDSPASNTFVVVASRFGKQYVYRFSKEKSLCLFGPLHPFRKAVIVCITNQFFEFFILLTIIVNCIFLAIKNAPEEPEYVFAAIYTIEMFLKIIAKGFLFHEYAYLRDPWNWLDFVVVFLGYVTLIPNVANLSGIRTFRVLRALRTISAVEGLKTMVNALLKSMKMLSDVLILTTFFLCIFALVGMQLFVGALRNKCVLKLPQNLTTEFSSYISNSTYWYIDRSSSTPLVCGNYSTASQCPSNYTCMPGVGENPNYGFTSFDNFGWALITAFQLVTMDFWENVYNYVLSALGSWYVIYFATVIFFGSFYLLNLVLAVVAVSYQQEVVSLQDREQLYNDLKGIASSYSFHGRAVPRLLLNGKTKTISLASKCKLSFCMPCFAMPPSKTETSHASDVESSHAALPSHNEPGSTIIELNHLENNNESRTTRTESLQSPSLISPAKDNNVQIGFLSSGSNSNGDVSPQSPTPSGEGETSFVTLRPVEMRPSFIRKLSAISEQSTQEAKNRRTEEGRVNGSRSSSPYSRGRVLSRRKSSKGRSKHWARVQDRVNKMIMDPLFDTFITGCIVLNTMFLTVEYHNMNSALRLALEIGNKVFTTIFLLEMVFKLMAFGCRGYIKSRWNIFDGFIVTISIVDLIAEAATHGYDSGLSVLRTFRLLRVFKLAQSWRTMNMLLSTIARSVGQLGNLTLVLGIVVYMLAVVGMQIFEQHYTPAKFYGRIPRWNFTDFWHSFMMIFRVLCGEWIEPLHDCMRVTNPVSSIFFLTALVIGNFLVLNLFLALLLNAFARESLEEKEKKTEKPSRFKKGVKRISRALKLSNNVSKRTQVLPTIRVEQDGEDAAPQAPNGSTATNSLSNSSSIISAVQAFQAGTKKGKINRDTMKKLSIALETAKRDDAAKETYLTMATNPSPSASFTLRDGPAGDEAMTEVDECCPWCMQRCACAWVTKWKMTQGYRAWRAARLNVKKFVEHKYFEWGILMIIFASSFALVFEDVHLPRRPILKKALDYLNILFAVVFTAEFLLKLFGLGVVTYFKNLWNCLDVLIVVITIFTAIESAQDQNLISLATVISNETTSDGDSNLSAFRSLRTLRALRPLRAISRWEGMKVVVNSLLFAIPGIGNVLLVCLVFWLIFSIMGVQFFGGRFFKCVDAQGERVDYNIVSNKSDCISLGYRWVNSKINFDNSLNGFLALFQVATFEGWIEIMRDAVDARGFDQQPSYEYNFAAYAYFVVFIIVGSFFTLNLFIGVIIDNFNRLKKQYEDYGALDIFLTPSQKAWFSTLRKAANKKPKKMISRPKNKWLALLFDAIHSSRFETLIMVMICLNIIVMMIQHYRQQHDVEVAMMIINLIFTGVFTLEAVLRIIALRQHYFKQPWNIFDFTIVLLSILGIILEYLQYDLFITPSLFRVARVFRIGRLLRFYKGARGIRRLLFALVISLPALFNIGALLFLVMFIYSIIGMSSFGYVRKTGALDNVVNFETFGSSMLLLFRLSTSAGWNDVLNPLLAEPPDCDPTYEGLPNGDCGTPWLAHIYFTSFILLTFLIIINMYIAIILENLSQAHQQEEVGITDDDLDMFYMQWELFDPGATQYIPYSALSEFVDGLDQPLRIPQPNKFACINLNIPIKQGDRVHCFDVMQALVRRVIGDIEEEPQATTSVAYALMKTKMEQHFVSAFPKRAKTLTKSTTLRRIQEERAASIIQKCYRQYRLQRELRRYRIERSHESVHTPNDHRRSSTRSEHSAQRRYSNEHSPSRKRRNSDNHGHKKHSLTGVSLPSVVEVKVKPASQSAEENESDVTEVRA, encoded by the exons ATGAAGTCGAGCGCGAGCTTTAGAATCAGCTCGAGGCGGTCAAAAAGCTCTAGTTCAAGTCTCTCCACGGGTGGTTCTTGGTGTTCAAGCAAAGATGCATCCTCGATATCTCGCGACGAGAGTTCTCAATGCGTTCGGTCTGGCTATAAGCCTATACCGGAGCCATTGTTGTACCAGCCTCTTGAAGATTTCGACTCTCCCGCGAGCAAT ACATTTGTGGTGGTCGCAAGTCGGTTTGGTAAGCAGTACGTCTATCGCTTCAGCAAGGAGAAGTCGCTCTGCTTGTTTGGCCCCTTACATCCATTTAGAAAAGCAGTCATTGTTTGTATAACAAATCA attttttgaattttttataCTACTAACCATCATAGTGAATTGTATATTTCTGGCGATCAAGAACGCACCAGAGGAACCAGA GTATGTTTTTGCAGCCATTTACACAAtagaaatgtttttaaaaattatcgcTAAAGGATTTCTATTCCACGAATATGCATATTTAAGAGATCCGTGGAATTGGCTCGACTTCGTCGTAGTTTTTCTAGG ttaTGTTACTCTTATACCCAATGTCGCAAACTTGTCTGGAATTAGAACATTTCGAGTTTTACGAGCGTTACGGACCATATCAGCCGTAGAAG GTTTGAAGACGATGGTGAACGCATTACTTAAGTCTATGAAGATGTTGTCAGACGTCCTCATCCTGACGACATTCTTCTTGTGTATATTCGCGCTTGTTGGCATGCAGCTCTTCGTGGGCGCACTTAGAAATAAATGCGTCTTAAAGTTACCACAGAATCTTACAACTGAATTTTCATCATACATATCCAACTCAA CGTACTGGTATATTGATCGATCCTCCTCTACACCTTTAGTCTGCGGAAACTACTCCACTGCGTC tcaatgTCCTTCTAACTACACGTGTATGCCAGGTGTGGGTGAAAACCCCAACTATGGTTTCACGAGCTTTGATAACTTTGGATGGGCACTTATAACTGCTTTCCAATTGGTCACTATGGACTTCTGGGAAAACGTCTACAACTAC GTTCTCTCGGCGCTTGGTTCTTGGTATGTCATCTATTTTGCCACTGTCATCTTCTTCGGTTCGTTCTACCTCCTAAATCTAGTGCTTGCTGTAGTAGCGGTATCCTACCAACAGGAGGTCGTCTCTTTACAGGACAGG GAGCAATTATACAATGACCTTAAGGGCATTGCCTCTTCTTACTCCTTCCATGGGCGTGCAGTTCCTAGGCTTCTACTAAATGGCAAAACAAAGACAATCTCTCTCGCTAGCAAGTGTAAGCTCTCGTTTTGTATGCCTTGCTTCGCTATGCCTCCGTCCAAAACGGAAACGAGCCACGCAAGTGACGTAGAAAGCAGTCACGCTGCTCTTCCGTCACACAACGAACCAGGCTCCACAATAATAGAACTTAatcatttagaaaataacaaCGAATCGAGGACTACCAGGACAGAGAGTCTTCAATCGCCATCTTTGATTTCTCCCGCAAAAGATAATAATGTACAAATAGGGTTTTTATCAAGTGGTTCGAACTCCAATGGCGACGTCTCGCCGCAATCGCCAACACCAAGCGGTGAAGGGGAAACAAGTTTTGTGACATTGCGTCCAGTTGAGATGAGACCGTCTTTTATACGCAAGCTTAGTGCTATTAGTGAACAATCCACACAAGAAGCGAAAAACAGAAGAACTGAGGAAGGGAGAGTGAATGGGTCGAGATCCTCCTCACCCTACTCTAGAGGGAGGGTATTGTCACGGCGGAAATCGAGCAAGGGAAGATCCAAGCACTGGGCGCGTGTACAAGACCGCGTTAACAAGATGATTATGGACCCTTTGTTTGATACTTttattacgggatgcattgtGCTGAATACTATGTTTCTTACGGTGGAGTACCACAATATGAATAGTGCTCTAAGGCTTGCACTGGAGATAGGAAATAAG GTATTCACCACAATCTTCTTGCTGGAAATGGTGTTCAAGTTGATGGCGTTCGGTTGCCGGGGCTACATCAAAAGTCGGTGGAATATCTTCGATGGGTTTATTGTGACTATCAGCATAGTAGACCTGATTGCCGAGGCGGCTACCCACGGCTATGATTCGGGTCTTAGCGTCCTTAGAACATTCAGACTG CTCCGCGTTTTCAAGCTGGCGCAGTCCTGGCGGACCATGAACATGCTACTTTCTACGATAGCCCGGTCTGTGGGACAGCTTGGTAACCTAACTCTTGTACTAGGGATAGTTGTGTACATGCTCGCTGTTGTCGGCATGCAGATCTTTGAACAGCATTACACGCCCGCAAAGTTCTATGGAAGG ATTCCCCGGTGGAACTTCACGGACTTCTGGCACTCGTTCATGATGATCTTCCGCGTGCTGTGCGGCGAGTGGATAGAACCGCTACACGACTGCATGCGCGTCACCAACCCTGTCTCGTCCATCTTCTTCCTGACGGCGCTCGTCATTGGGAACTTTTTG GTGCTGAACCTCTTTCTCGCATTGTTGCTTAACGCATTTGCTCGTGAATCACTGGAGGAGAAGGAAAAGAAAACGGAGAAGCCAAGCAG GTTTAAGAAAGGCGTCAAGAGGATCAGTCGAGCACTCAAGCTATCCAACAATGTCTCAAAACGGACCCAAGTTCTACCAACAATCCGTGTCGAGCAGGATGGAGAAGACGCCGCCCCCCAGGCCCCCAACGGAAGCACAGCAACAAACTCTC TGTCGAACTCTTCGTCCATCATTAGCGCGGTTCAGGCCTTTCAGGCCGGGACAAAGAAAGGCAAGATCAATAGGGACACCATGAAGAAG CTTTCGATAGCGTTAGAGACGGCAAAGCGAGACGATGCGGCAAAGGAGACCTACCTCACCATGGCAACCAACCCGAGTCCATCGGCTTCCTTTACTTTGCGGGACGGTCCCGCGGGTGACGAGGCGATGACGGAAGTCGACGAGTGCTGCCCCTGGTGTATGCAGcgatgcgcatgcgcgtgggTTACCAAGTGGAAGATGACACAGGGTTACCGAGCCTGGCGCGCGGCGAGGCTCAATGTGAAAAAGTTTGTAGAGCACAAGTACTTTGAGTGGGGCATTCTGATGATCATTTTTGCGAGCAGCTTTGCACTG GTCTTTGAGGATGTCCACCTTCCAAGGCGCCCTATTCTCAAGAAGGCGCTGGATTACCTGAATATCCTGTTCGCAGTCGTCTTCACTGCGGAATTCCTGCTCAAACTTTTTGGCCTCGGCGTCGTTACCTACTTCAAGAACTTGTGGAATTGTCTGGATGTGCTGATAGTCGTT ATAACCATCTTTACCGCGATTGAATCAGCACAAGATCAAAATCTC atctCCCTAGCCACTGTGATTAGTAACGAGACTACATCAGACGGCGATAGCAACTTGTCAGCGTTCCGCTCCTTGAGGACTCTGCGCGCGCTACGGCCCCTCAGGGCGATATCTCGATGGGAAGGCATGAAG GTCGTTGTGAACTCGCTGCTGTTCGCGATTCCTGGCATCGGTAACGTACTCCTCGTCTGTCTCGTGTTCTGGCTCATCTTCAGCATCATGGGCGTACAGTTCTTCGGTGGAAG GTTCTTCAAGTGTGTTGACGCTCAAGGTGAGCGTGTCGACTACAACATTGTGAGTAACAAGTCGGACTGCATTTCGCTCGGATATCGATGGGTCAACTCCAAGATCAACTTTGACAACTCACTCAATGGCTTCCTGGCTCTCTTCCAAGTG GCGACGTTTGAGGGATGGATAGAAATCATGAGAGATGCGGTGGATGCTCGAGGG TTTGACCAGCAGCCTTCATACGAGTACAACTTTGCTGCGTACGCATACTTTGTGGTGTTTATTATCGTTGGCTCATTCTTCACACTTAACCTGTTCATCGGTGTTATCATTGATAACTTCAACCGCCTGAAGAAGCAG TACGAGGATTATGGAGCCTTGGACATATTCCTGACGCCGTCACAGAAGGCCTGGTTCAGCACGCTACGGAAAGCAGCCAATAAGAAGCCAAAGAAGATGATCAGTAGACCAAAG AACAAGTGGCTCGCCTTGTTATTTGACGCGATCCACAGCTCTCGTTTCGAGACGTTGATCATGGTCATGATCTGCCTGAACATCATCGTCATGATGATACAACACTACCGCCAACAGCACGACGTCGAGGTCGCCATGA TGATCATCAACCTCATCTTCACGGGCGTGTTCACCCTTGAGGCCGTACTCCGGATCATCGCGCTTCGCCAGCACTACTTTAAGCAGCCCTGGAACATCTTCGACTTCACTATAGTACTGCTCTCAATACTCG GTATTATCCTGGAGTACCTTCAATACGACTTGTTTATCACCCCAAGTCTGTTCCGCGTTGCGCGTGTATTCCGTATTGGTCGTCTTCTGCGCTTTTACAAAGGCGCACGGGGTATTCGCCGTCTTCTGTTTGCTCTCGTTATCTCCCTTCCCGCGCTCTTCAACATTGGCGCTCTTCTCTTCCTGGTCATGTTCATCTACTCAATCATCGGCATGTCTTCCTTTGGTTATGTGCGTAAGACAGGAGCGCTCGACAACGTCGTCAACTTTGAAACATTTGGAAGCAGCATGTTGCTATTATTTCGGCTTTCTACTTCAGCGGGGTGGAACGATGTGCTAAACCCCCTGTTGGCGGAGCCCCCGGATTGTGATCCCACCTACGAGGGTCTTCCTAATGGGGACTGCGGTACCCCTTGGCTTGCGCATATCTACTTCACCTCATTCATACTGTTGACTTTtctaatcatcatcaatatgtACATAGCGATTATTTTAGAGAACTTGAGTCAGGCCCATCAGCAGGAGGAAGTTGGGATCACGGATGATGACCTGGATATGTTTTACATGCAATGGGAGTTGTTTGACCCCGGCGCCACCCAGTACATACCTTATTCAGCTCTCTCGGAATTCGTCGACGGGTTAGACCAACCGCTGAGAATTCCGCAGCCGAATAAATTCGCATGCATTAATCTGAACATCCCGATAAAGCAGGGTGATAGAGTGCATTGCTTCGACGTGATGCAGGCGCTCGTTCGGCGAGTGATCGGCGATATCGAGGAAGAACCGCAGGCCACGACGTCGGTTGCGTACGCGTTGATGAAAACTAAAATGGAACAGCACTTTGTCAGTGCGTTCCCAAAGCGCGCGAAGACACTAACGAAGAGCACTACATTGCGCCGAATACAAGAGGAACGCGCTGCTTCGATCATTCAAAAGTGCTATCGCCAATACCGATTGCAACGTGAGCTCCGCCGATACCGTATCGAGCGTAGTCACGAATCCGTGCACACACCTAACGACCATCGACGCAGTTCGACGAGATCTGAACATTCGGCACAAAGGCGATATAGTAACGAACACTCTCCGAGCCGGAAGCGAAGAAATTCGGACAATCACGGGCATAAAAAGCATAGCTTAACGGGCGTTAGTTTACCATCGGTGGTTGAGGTTAAAGTTAAGCCCGCGAGCCAGTCAGCGGAGGAAAATGAGAGTGACGTCACAGAAGTCCGAGCGTGA